In Quercus robur chromosome 11, dhQueRobu3.1, whole genome shotgun sequence, the sequence CTTTGGAGATGGGCTTTCAGTATCTGAAGGTGAAAAATGGACAAAGATGAAGAAATTGGCCACTCATGCCTTCCATGCCGAGAGCCTGAAAGTAATCTCTTATTGGCTTTGAAaaacatgtttaattttttatatttaagtttacagcaataataacaacaataaataaagCCCTAGTCCTAAAATTTTGAGTCTGCTACAAATTCTAAAccgattttcttttcttttattctatcttatttaaaatcatattttctgTTATTCATCTATTCTATTATTTaaggagttttttttatttgagatagACATTTCGTTGATTCAAAAATACTTATACACCCTtagatttaaataaaaacaaaactaaaggacagCTGgataaaaatacatttataacttCACATATaacattgcctacaaaataaaatgactcTTTCACCAACACATGTCTTCAAAAcaaccctattttttttttctttaaaaaaataaaatagaactcTTTTTATTATGTACTATTATTGAACGAGCTTCCTCAATTTGGACTCCCATCGGACTCTTAATTTTTTATGCTTAAAGTACTCTCAAATTTATCTActtaaatgatttaaatagtagggttagATATGTAACAttactaatttaaaaactcctaaattttagctaaattttaaaaaagtttttcctAACCACCTTTCTGCCTTCTATTCTTtttagccctttttttttttttttcactacctctttcacattttttttttttttactgttagctaaatttattaaaaaaaaaaaaaaaaaaaaaagccatttcTCCTAACCAGTTTCTGCCTCCTCCACgtatgacaaaaaataaatacaatagctttttttttttctctcactctctctcacatttttttttttgataatctctCTCATTAGACATctaggaaaaattaaaataaataatcgtAGTAAATAGAGACATAGAGGTTTAACTTAACCCATTACCAAgtaattatccaaaaaataaaaagcagttatccaaatttaaaatttcaccaaaacccattataaaaatgttatgaacacATGGGTAAAACTCACCATTGAAAACCGACTTAAAAGGGGGTGTCTTagagcttataaacacatggttaaaCTTACACTTAATCCATGTGGGATACTAGAATCATAACATATCACCACGCTCCACAGCTGATGTCCACAACGACCTACTCTATTGACATTGACCCGAtgatggtaatttttttttttttttggccgaCTCCACTAGTAAGCCATTTTAATCTAGCCTTTAGGTCACCCCCTTCAAGACCACCCTTCCACAAAACCACAACTCATTTGATCACATATTCAATGAGCTACATCTGATTACTCAACATGGTGATTaactctgataccaaatgttagGAAGCCATGGGTAGAGCTCACCTTAAAAATCGGCTTACAAAAGGAAGATGCCCAAGAGTTTATAACCATATGGTTAAGCTTATAAACTCAATGAAAACCATATGAAGATCTTTACAAGCctctttatatttttccatTAGATGTCTATAGCTTCCATGGTAGATCGTCTTAACATGAAACCAAATTGATTCTctgatattgttgtttcatgTCTTAACCGATGTTCAATCACTCTTTCCCAAAGTTTTATTCTATGGCTTAGAAGTTTAATTTCATGGTAATTTGTACAGTTTTGAACATTCTCTTGTTCCTATAAATAGGtattattttcaaatgtaaCTAAACTCAATAACAAACTAgcttattaaattattaataacttAGTTTGAATTGTAAGAAGAGGTTCACTTTTGAATGCAGAATATGATTCCAACAGTGATCAGAAGTGTGGAGGAAATGCTAGAACGGTGGAAACATCAAGAAGGCAAAGAGATCGAGATATTCGAAGAATTTAGAGTATTTACATCAGAAGTAATTTCCAAGACTGCTTTTGGGAGTAGTTACGTAGAAGGGAAAAACATTTTTCAGATGTTGAGGAAACTGGCCACGATAACAGCCGACAATGGTTATTTACACAGGTTTCCCGGCATCAGGTAGAGTCCTTGTAAACTTGGGTTTCCTAGCATCAGATAAAGTCCTTTTAGTTAAACATTAAACATTTGTCTATTTTTacagtaaaatttataaaacaaatgaTGAAATTGAATCGGAGGAGCTTGAAGAAGGTATACGCCAGTCTATATTTGAGATGattaagaaaagagaaatgaagGTAACAACTAGAGAGGTTGGCAGCAGTACTGAGGAAGATTTTCTTGAAATACTTTTAAAGGCTCATCATGATGCCAATCCTAGCCGAAAGATTTCAGTACAAGATATGGTGGATGAGTGTAAGACATTTTACATTGCTGGACAAGAAACCACTACTACTTTGCTTGCATGGACTTTATTTCTCCTAGCAATCCACCCTGATTGGCAAGAGAAAGCAAGAAAGGAAGTGCTCGAAATTTTTGGCCAACAAAATCCAAATCCTGATGGCATCCCAAAACTCAAGACTGTAAGAACTTCTGAAAATCATATCAATTACTTGTTCTATATCACTTTAACACCCTGAACACACTTAAATATAGATCACTCACTCACTCattgaaacacttgcacacaGACCTCAGTCTCTGGACACCTATACACTCACACTATTATCACTCATTCACTTGCTTCACACACATAGGCACCATCTCCCCCTTTTAATTCTTGCTTCAAGTCGGTAAAGCCAGCAATTTCAAAGCTTCTaaattcctcttttatttttagtaaattttttcttatccaaacttcaaaaaaatcaatggtGGTGATTTTTTTAGCTCAGAACAGCTTgtagaaaaatatagaaatctAGATGGTGTTTTTACTAAGTGTGGGCAATGATAGGAGAGAAAACTTTCTAGAGAGACAGGGAGACACTAATAAGATTTTTAACACTGCAAATCTTAAATTCTAATTTTTCCGATATTCTTTCATATGCAGATGAGCATGATCATCAATGAGAGTTTGAGGTTATATACTCCTGCACTTTCAATAATGAGAAAAGTTGAAAGGGAATCTAGACTGGGGAAGCTCATTCTTCCTGCTAATCTATTGGTGTACATTGCACCTCTTGCAATTCATCATGACCCTCAAATATGGGGAGAGGACGTGCATCTTTTCAAACCAGAGAGATTCTCAGAAGGTGTTGCCAAGGCTACTAACAACAACATAGCTGCTTTTTTTCCATTTGGAATGGGACCTCGGATTTGTGTGGGCATGAACTTTGCCACCAATGAAGCAAAGATTGTTCTTTCAATGATTCTACAGCGCTTTGCCGTCACCCTATCCCCAACCTATGTCCACTCACCAATTCAGAATTTTACCCTTCGCCCACAACATGGAATTCAAGTGCTGCTACACTCATTGTGAAGACTGGCTAGAATTGGCAATAAAATGTGCACTATCTTAATGTTATGCTTGCTGCAAATAATTTGgatgtttaattaattttagtaTCCAAAAGTTGTTGCATAATATTCGGATTTATTGCATTTGTATTTGCATTTAGTAGGATAAGGGAATTTGTCAATCAAGTGTTTGGGTTGTAACGGCTAGTGGAGCTAGTCTTTGAGTTTTATTAGGATATGTTGTTCCTAAAATGCAGGGGTTATCTTGTATAAAAGGAGCAGTagtttatttgaataaaatcatCAAAGAAATCTGTTGAGGTCAAGAATTTCTTAGTTGAtcctaatttattttatagtgtTTATCCCTTAATTATCAGTATAGGTTAAGGTCAAGTTTTTTACATACCACACGTAGTGCACGGAACATCTTTGGATTTGTAGCCTTTTTCTTTGAGTTGGTAGTTAGCTTAGGATTTGATAGcttggaagaaaaaagaaaaataaatgaaatcacagttttagttcaaaaataGGATATGTGTAAAACTGTGAGTAACAGTTTGTTTGCAACAAATATTAcctttaaagaaaagcaaatgaagattgaattaataaaattaGTAGGAACATTGAAGTTATGGGTGATGTTAGGAACCcatgggtagaactcacccttAAAAATCGGCATCTAAAGGGAGGATGCCTAAGAGCTTATAGACACATGATTAAGTTTACACTTAATCAATGTGAGATACTAAGATCATAACATACCAccatgctctgcagctaacgtCCACGAATGCTCATTCTATTGACATTGACTCGATGGtagtccttttctttttgtggcTCCACTCACCTATCAGTAATTTTAATCTAGCCTATAGGTTGCTCCTTTTGGGATCCAACCACAAAGCCACAACTCTTTTGATCCTATACTCAATGAGCCACGCCCCAATTAATCGGATTGGTGGTTAACTCTAATACCAAATGTTAAGAATCTGATTATGGAATTGAGGAAGAGAGAATTGTGTAGGTCACTTCAAGGGGACCTAGGCCTccacacaaagagagagagagagagagagagagagagagagagagagagagagagagagagagagagagagagagagagagagagagagaaaagattgtCTAACAATATTATTCATCAATGAATTATACATTCAATTCTTATCCCTTTAAACCTATAGGTAGTCCTTGCTTAACAACTAACAGAACATTAGTCATTAGTTAGCTAAGTAACCACTTGCCTAACTAACTCCTAATCAACCATTTAATCCAATGGTAACTAAACTACCTACTACAATAGTCACAGTACATGTGTAAATGATACAATGCAACTGAGGTATGTATAAATGATACAATGCAATTGAGGTTCCTAACAGGTGACTTCAACTACCTTAAATTATTACATGAAATATATGCACCATTGTCTTATGTGTGGTTAATTCCAATTCACTATGACCCTTTCTTgatcttgaaaaaaattagattaaggttgtgtttgggatttgagaaaaatttagtttattttactttttagcttatttttgctccTAAGGTGGGTCTCATTGTTCCAAAAATCAGcttttagcttcttcttttttctatatattttaagcaaaaagttttcagttttataaaaataagtgaTTCCTAAACGACCCTTAAGTGTTcatttgagaacaatttatatattaaatattttacagAAAAAATTGTAGATAAAAATTATAAGCTAAGGATCTGGTTGGTTGAAGAAGTGGAAAAgtaggaggatggaaaattagtgggagaatagaaaagtggaaagatagaaaatatttagtttttcctcgtgtgtgtttggttggaggggtggaaaagtgaaagggtggaaaattcttttgttttgttgaaaagaaaagtgagaggatagaaaatgtagtttatataaattgattattatacccttattacataataggtaagaaataaatttatttgtactcattaaataatataaaatttaccaacaattatatttttcaatgagaagtgttacgtccacaacatttttcgcaatactttcacaacaaaatttatgtggaaagttgttactagttctaatttgaacccaccactgaaattatttttttactcaccaatattaattaataacaatctattacttaaaatttattataaaaatattgtggtaatatttctcaattaggattttttattcactatgttatttcttctttctcagccttcatttcatccatacgtttttcttttctttttttcttctttttctcctccacacacatTGTCCTTATCTCTATCCcccttcattcttttctttttcttcctcattcttttctttttcttcaagtaCGTTCCAGGTGCAACTCtcattctctgttttttttttttttttctcccgcgctctccctttgtttttttgttttttttttttttttttttttttacttgactCCAACGCTCTCATTCTCTGCTTTTTTTTCTCcaacgctctctctctctctcttttgtttttttttttttacttgactCCTGcactctcattctctcttctttttttttttttttctccaacgctctctccctctcttttttttttttttttttacttgattccaGAACGGAGTATTATTGTAAAAGTGCTATGAGAGCACTTTTCTCTCCAGGCTTTTCCCCCCGATTTAAGAGGATGAAATTTGTGGGCCtgggagagaaaattttctcctgGGTTTTCCTTCTTCcctattttccttcttttgccaAACAATGGAAAACACTATTTTCCACCCTATTTTCCTCCTTAtgttttccatcctccctaaattcatcccaaccaaacatagtgtaaataaaataagtttatttttatttttttaagaatctaaataaaataagttgattgtttttttttttttttttgggttaaaattatTGTAGCAATAAAAAAGGTGGGGGTGAGACCggcaataaataaaaaaattgagcaaAAACCAATGAATGTGACCCATAAAGTAGTGATTCTATAACCAAAAAAACCAAGCTAAAGTGGAACCTGCAGCAGTGGCAGAAATAATTGAATCTTGAAATAAGTTTCTTTCTTGGGCAATAGcggagccaaaaaaaaatttaaatatacgTGCACGAAAGGAAAATTTACCTCGTGCTGCAGAAGCAAAAGCCAGTCCTTGTCAAATGCTGAATCCGAAATTCGGGGAGAAGTAATTTACTTTCCCCAAGCTCTTAACCACGTGTTAAAACATTGTTGTGGGTATAATGTTATTTAGGTTCtgtttgaatattatttattattaaaaattcaaaattgaaaatactgtaataaaataatttttaaatgtgtgaatagtattatAGGACccaattttaacttaaaatttgttgaatttcatATTGTGGGTCTCGTGAACACAGAAAAATGCCAAATGCAGTAAGAAAATCATTTCAGCAAcatccaaactcacacttagGGTGCGTTTGTGTAAGGCTTATTATGTTTGCATTTTCCTAAGTTACGTTTTTTGGTGCCATGGACCAGCCAAGTGCAAATTGTCGGTGAACAGTAAATTtgagtaataaaaaatattttgttacagtTCCTacaataagtttttaattttcaacaaaataagcggtatccaaacgcacacttagaaTAACCGGTTGGAACTGAGCATTTTTTGCCATTAGAAATATGAATCTTTTATGTACCCTTGCTTGGATAAATTAAACTTAAATATGACGTTATGAAGTAAATTAAGGATCCAGCAATACCATCGTTGAGAATGAGACTTTTGCAATGCTATAGAAGAAGCAATATATACCACTATTGGTCTCTCAAGTTTCAAGTGTCAGCCGACTAATTAGCTGTCAGTATGCATGGTACGTTTAATTGTAAAAGtgggtttttgaaattttgattaaaaagagaaaatacaaaatGTGTAATGGTTTATTGATAAGGGCTtcaaaatcattttcttgtttatttgAAGTATTGTTCAGCCTCATCTAAGCAGTAAGGAGTAAGGAGTAAGGACCTAAATAGTTCAAATCGGATGTTAATAACTATTTTATCTTAAAATAGTGCTATCTTCAATGTTGAAAGTCTTAAATGTTAATTATGATGATAATTCCTTTTGTCGGCAACCCAGCATCTGAATCAGTGTCACCATATATGATTTCATTGCCAAAGAACACCGCAAAAGATAATCAATAAGACAATATTATACTCATGGTCATGGACGTGCAAAGCCAATCAAATTCGATActgtatttttttcctctccctttCAATTCAATGATTTAAGTTGTCAGTATGTGTTCACATATCCATATTAGGGTATGGGCCATCAGATTCCACCATGGGgaatcattttattttcatgGATGCTGAAGCTAAACTTGGATTTCAGTTTTGCAAGCAGGCATTAATCAACACTATAAATTTAGGGCAAGACTTAAGTTACAGTACCTAGATGTTGTTCCttaaattctctttttaagattctgtcatgtgtattttttctcatggaatggtagtgttttttttaattaagtaaccacatgactgaattttaagagaagaacctaaaaaacaacacttaaggtactgtacctaaattttatccataaatttactatcaaaaaaaaaaaaatacgtaaAAGAGAAAGGCAAAAATAGCCAGAGAAGATAACACTGGAATTTAATACTCCATTCAAAGATGATAAGTTCcaaaatatttattcaataagCCCCAGAGCTATTAACAAGCCAAAGGAAACAGCAATGACACTCAGCATTATTGATAACTTTATTACAtatagaaaactgaaaaagttatATTACTACTACTTGCGCAGGTTGCGAAAGTAGGCTGCCGGgtctctctcaaaaacatctctgaATATGCGATGATTTCTAGCCGGTGCTTTCATTGTCTTCCTGTTTTTAGATCCTGATGAACAAGATAGGAGACCAAATATGGTAATTGCTACGCCAAGCACTGCGACAGCACACTTGGCTATTGTAGCCGCATTATTTTCTGGGTCTGACATTACATAtgctagtgttttttttttcacggtTCTGTGTGATTTGGATGCAACCCTTTATGTCCCAAATGTTCCTGTTTTTGTTAATCTATTTCTCTGCTCTTTAAAAGTACAATAACAGAaggctttttatatatatatagcagccTAGGAACTTAGAAAGTCATTTTGTAATTAATGCAAAACTTCTACTTGCATTTTCCAAGACTTATTCATTGTATCGAGGATGAGAGCATGTGAAAATAATTCAAGGAACTTGAATCACGAAGAGACGTGTGCATTAATTGTACACCAATGACAAGAACATTTTCCTATTAGTATGGTGTGTGGACGTTTCGATCCCTAGCGCAGCACATACCCGCATGATTTTTGAGCGCATGCTGCATGAGAGGTACATTGTTATATCACTGTCACATGGTGGTATATGACAAACCAATGTTTTGAATACTAATTTGGATACCATTACAATTTGTCAATTGGTATCGAACATTTTGGTATCAACCTATTTCAGCATAATGTTTTGAGGTTATTGTTAAAGTTACATATATAAGTCCACATTATATAATACTATaccatatcaaattattaattcaaaataaagtaATGTACATTCTTAATATCatcattacaaaaaataaatgtcatatctaagtaaatgaaaaaaatatatatattcttaatcatgaataaaaaaaactatgttaTAGTGAGTAaattaaacaagaaaaacacattgttaatggaaaataataataaaatatcatatgtaagtaaagtaataaataaataaggtttaggaaaaaaattatgattcgTTTACATATCGGCTGAAATCACCATATCAGGCGAAATTGAGTGGAATTTACTTAAATTGGTGATATGATCAGAATGGGCCGGAATTTAGAACATATTGGAATAGAACATACCAACTtactaattagaaaaaaaaaaaaattcagccaTTCTGggcaaaatgaaacaaaaattcatcattatGTGACAAATATGTATATGGAACATAGTGTAGCTAAATATGCAATTGCACCTATCTCATTAATTTGCACTCGAAATTTTTGTATATGGACGGCACAGACTAGTGtgtttgggtttggatttaTGATTTGGGAGCAGTCCGCCTACAAACACACCCAagtttacataaaattttataacatgCTTAGGTGTCAACGTGTGATTGGATTACAACACTTACACAAGAGACCACCAATGGTACTTGGtgaaaaaatgaatttggtGCACCAATCACAAATTGAAATGTAAGCTTGTTGTGGATCTGGGTGTGAGTTTGGGTGTGTGACTAGAGTTTTCCATTTGGAGGTGACAATCTAGGCCCATTCATTAGACATTATTGTGGCTATTGAAGAGTGTGGTGGTGTTGTGGTGGATGTGGAGGTGGAGTCTTGGTGGGCTTGGTAAATTACCAATTCTccaaaagtataaattttttggaagatgtatttaatcattaaactattaattaacTCTCCCTTACGTGTGGACccaaactctcttttaataagTGAGATTTTAACATGTGAgatttttaaaccttttttttttgagaatgagatttttagcattttaaatGGGAAGTAGAGTGGATACAAATATTAAACTTAGGAAAGCTGTgttaacttatttattttattcaaagtCAAAATTGTACTGGTAAATGAAagctaataattaaataataattttcctcaaattttattttgtttataaataattttttattgaggAGAATA encodes:
- the LOC126706955 gene encoding cytochrome P450 CYP749A22-like, which translates into the protein MEIEKMGTIGIFAIFLSSSLCLYFVLALLRFVHKLWWNPIRIQHQMRLQGITGPSYRFLHGNNNDILNMKSEAKNRPMGLSHDMMSKVQPHIHSWVNKYGKIYLQWYGTQPQLVITEPQLIKEVLNNRGSAYPKEEAKGYMKRLFGDGLSVSEGEKWTKMKKLATHAFHAESLKNMIPTVIRSVEEMLERWKHQEGKEIEIFEEFRVFTSEVISKTAFGSSYVEGKNIFQMLRKLATITADNGYLHRFPGISKIYKTNDEIESEELEEGIRQSIFEMIKKREMKVTTREVGSSTEEDFLEILLKAHHDANPSRKISVQDMVDECKTFYIAGQETTTTLLAWTLFLLAIHPDWQEKARKEVLEIFGQQNPNPDGIPKLKTMSMIINESLRLYTPALSIMRKVERESRLGKLILPANLLVYIAPLAIHHDPQIWGEDVHLFKPERFSEGVAKATNNNIAAFFPFGMGPRICVGMNFATNEAKIVLSMILQRFAVTLSPTYVHSPIQNFTLRPQHGIQVLLHSL